The DNA segment GCTGCAAGCCGTATCAAAGTTGCAAACCCTAGGCTTTAGCCGCTTTTCCTTGGAGGGCGCTGTAAATGGGGCTTCCCTCTGGAGCTTAGGTCACTTGCCCGATGCGATTCACGAATGGCTAGCGTTTATCGATGAAGAAGTCCCAAAATTACAAACTCAAGGCATCGAGGTGCGATTTGTCCCAGAATTTAGCCTTAAGGTGGTTGATACGCCGTTAACGGTTGAGCTGGATGACAGCCAAGAGGGCTGGTTCTCCCTGTCGTTGCATGCCGATATCAATGGTCAACGCTTGCCTATGTTGCCGCTGGTGGCCACTTGGTTAAAACAACATGGTGAGCCGGCCGATGATGCCGAGTTATTGCTACCTAGCCCCTCTGGCGAATGGCTTAAAATTAAAGCCAGTGTTATCAAGCCATTAATGAGCATTATTCAAGAGTTGTTTGAGCAGCATCGCGGCCACAGTATCGCCTTACCTAAGTACCGTGCGCATTTACTCAATGAATTAGCCGAAAGTGAGATAAGCCTGCTCAATGGTGAAAGGGTGCGTCAACTCGCGACAAAGTTAGCCGAATTTTATGGTGTGGTTGCGGTCAGCGCGCCGACAGGACTGAATGCACAGCTGCGGGCTTATCAGCAGCAGGGCCTAAATTGGCTTTGTTTTTAAAGGAATACCAACTCGGTGGCATCTTAGCCGACGACATGGGGCTTGGGAAAACCATTCAAACCTTGGCATTTCTGTTAAAGCAGCAGGAGGCTAAATTAGCAGGGCAACCAAGACTGCCGAGCCTGATTATTTGCCCAACCAGTTTAGTGGGGAACTGGGCGAAGGAGGCGGCCAAGTTTGCGCCGTCGTTAAGTTTGGCGGTGATCCATGGCGCCCAGCGTGGGCCGCTGTTATCGCGATTAAGCGAGTTTGATGTCGTCGTCACAACTTATCCCCTTATGGTGCGGGATTACGATTATTACCAGACTCAGCCGTTTGAGCATATCGTGCTCGATGAGGCGCAGCAGATTAAAAACGCCCAAGCCAAAGTGAGCCAGCAAATTAAGGCGTTGCAAGCGCCGTTTAGACTCTGCCTTACCGGCACCCCCTTGAGAATCATTTAGGTGAACTCAAGTCATTGATGGATTTTTGTTTACCGGGACTCTTGGGAACAACGGCCTATTTCAATAAGGCGTTTCGTTATCGGATTGAGCGTTATGGCGATGGCGAGCAAGCGAAGGTGTTGAGTCAACGTATCGCCCCCTTTGTGTTAAGGCGAACCAAGGCCGAGGTGGTGACTGAGCTGCCGCCTAAAACCGAGATCTACCAAACCCTCGAGCTTGAAAAAGATCAGCGTAATCTATACGAAAGTATTCGCCTGAGTATGGAGAAAAAATTCGAGAATTATTTGCAAGCCAAGGCGTGGCGGGCAGCCATATCGAGTTTTTAGATGCCTTACTCAAATTGCGCCAAGCCTGCTGCGATCCGCGATTAGTCAAACTCGAACAGGCGCAAAAGGTTAAGAATAATGCCAAGCTAAACTGGCTGAGCCAAAACCTGCCGGAAATGGTGCAGGAAGGTCGCAAGATTTTAATCTTCAGCCAATTTACCAGTATGTTGCTGTTAATTGAGGAATTGCTGCAATCCCTCGACATCGACTATAGCAAACTGACGGGGCAAACACGGTTGCGTCAGGGGCAAATTGATAAGTTCCAAGAAGGCGATACGCCAGTATTTTTAATCAGCTTAAAGGCGGGGGCACAGGGCTTAATCTCACCGCGGCGGATACGGTTATCCATTACGATCCTTGGTGGAATCCGGCGGCAGAAAAGCAAGCGACAGACAGGGCGCACCGGATTGGCCAAGAAAATCCAGTGTTCGTCTACAAGCTGATTGCCGAAGGCACGGTCGAAGAGAAAATCCAAGAAATGCAGCAGCATAAGCAAGGTTTAGCAGATAGTATTCTCGAAGGAAAAGGCAAAGGCGCGTGGCAAGGCAGTGCCGATGAATTGCTCTCGCTATTCCACTAGCTGAGTTAAGGAACGTTAACCGACTAATGGTTAACGCATACAGATCACAATAGTCAGAACGCAATAGTACAAGACAGAGGTGACCCATGCAGTACCCAGTCGATACCCATACTCATACCGTGGCATCAACCCACGCCTATAGCACTATCCACGATTATTTGGCGGTGGCGAAGCAAAAGGGGATCCGGCTGTTTGCCACTACCGACCATGGCCCGGCGATGGCGGATGCACCGCATTTTTGGCATTTTGTGAATTTACGTGTGCTTCCGCGTATGGTTGATGGCGTGGGGATTTTACGCGGCATCGAAGCCAATATTAAAAACCGCGAAGGTGAAATCGATTACTTTGGCGATTATCTGTCGCAGCTCGATATTGTGTTGGCAGGGTTCCATGAACCAGTATTTCCGCCCTCGGATAAGGCCGCCCATACCGAGGCGATGATTAACGCCATTAAAAGCGGCAAGGTCGATATTATTACCCATCCGGGTAATCCTGCTTATCCCATTGATATTGAAGCTGTAGTCACAGCTGCCGCCGAATATGGTGTAGCGCTTGAAATCAATAATTCCTCCTTTGAAGTCTCTCGCAAGGGCAGCGAAGCTAACTGCACCGCGATTGCCAAAGCGGCAAAAGAATTGGGGGCCACCTTAGTGATGGGCTCGGATTCCCATGTAGCTTTTAGTCTCGGCGGGTTTGATCGTGCCTTAAGTATTATTGAAGCGGTTGATTATCCAAAGGATAAGCTACTCAACCGCTCGCCGATGGCGCTGCTTAACTTTTTAACTCAGCGGGGACATAAAAGCGTTGCCGATTTAATGCCGCTGTTTAACGAGGATATCGCTTGAGGCGCCGACGTTAAGAATGCAAAAGAATATCAAGGCGATGAATGCGCCTAATGGTGAGCCAGAATCGACAGTAACAGTATTGTTAACTGGCGCAGATAGCCAACTCGCTAAGGCTCTATTACGTACGCTTTCCAAGGCAGCATATAGATTCGATGGTCGCGTCTTTCGTGTGCACGCGCTAAGCCATGCCCAGTTAGATATCGCAGATAGACAGAGCGTTGAAGCTGCCTTTGCCCGTTTTAAACCTGAGTGGGTGATCAACTGCGCCGCCTATAATGCGGTCGATAGGGCGGAAACTGCGGCCGATGAGGCTTATCGTGTCAATAGCCTAGGGCCTGAGTTATTGGCAAGCGAATGTGCGCTCTCGGGCGCGCGTTTGGTGCATCTCTCCAGCGATTATGTCTTTAGTGGCGAGCCAGTGGAGGCTGCTGCACAGGCATTAAATCAGTGCGGGATAACCAATTGTGGCTTAACTGAAAGCGGCTTAATTGAACGCGGATTAACCGAAAACGCCACGCCTGCGCCCTTGTCCGTCTATGGTCAGAGTAAACTCGCGGGAGAGCAAGCGGTACTGCGCATCTTGGCTGAGCGCGCGGTGGTTATTCGCACCGCATGGCTCTACGGTGTCGATGGGCATAATTTTGTGAAAACCATGCTGAGGTTGATGGCCACTGCGTCAGATGCTCAGCCACTTACAGTGATAAACGACCAAATAGGTTCGCCAACATGGGTAGATGCACTTGCGCATCTTATTTGGCTGTTGATAGCGAGTCCGTTAAACGTCGGTTGCGGATCTGGATTATTCCATTATGCCGGGCAGGGGCAATGCAGTTGGTATGAATTTGCCCTCGAAATCCAGCGCCAAGCCTTGGCACTGAAGTTATTAGATAAAGCCGTGCCAATTAGCGCCATAGATAGCCTAAGTTATGCGGCAAAAGCGCTTGAGAAAGGCAATAAACTGGCACCAAGACCCAGTTACAGCGGGCTAAATAGCGGTAGAGTACGCCAGTGCTTAACTGGACAAAATATTGCATTACCCCATAGCTCCGAGCTGTGGCGTGACTGGCGGTGGCAGCTTAAGGCCATGCTTGAGGATTATGCCGCGCAAGTTCATTAAGCGTTATCTCTCATAATAAATGGTTGCAGATAAAGCCCTTAGTCTTGGTCTAAGACAAGTGTTAGCTTCAAGTGGCCTCATCTTACTCCGTCGTTTTCTTTCTCATCTTTGCAGTGTTTTCAAGGCTGTGAATACGAATGCAGCCTAGACAATGACTCTTTTCAGCGTATTCAGCTTGGCTTAGACTCGACTTATTTAGCGTTTATGCCCGTGGCGTAAGCCTTGCGCCTGAGTGAATTTGTCAGTGCCTTAGTCGATTTTGCTCGATATATGATGAATTTGTTCTTAATTATCAATTGCTGCCAGTGGCATAATGCCGAAAAGCAAATCGAATACAGGTGGCTAAGTGACAGATAATACAGCGATGGCAGCGCATTTTTCGAAGGCCGATTTACTGCGGGTGGTGAAGATTGCCCATGCGGCAGGCGACGCCATCATGGCAATTTATGCCCAAGAGGATTTTGCCGTTACGCAAAAGCGTGATGAGAGCCCTGTGACGGCGGCCGATTTGGCGGCTCACAACGTTATTTTAGCCCAGCTTACCGAGCAATTTGCGGGCATTCCCGTGATGTCGGAAGAAGCGGCAGATATTGGCTGGGATGAACGTCAACACTGGCAGACCTATTGGCTGATTGACCCTTTGGATGGCACTAAGGAATTTATTAAGCAAAATGGTGAGTTTACCGTCAATATTGCGCTTATCCATCAAGGGGTTGCTATTGCGGGTGTGGTTTATGCGCCCGTGCTCAATACTGTCTATTTTGGCGCCAGACACTTAGGCGCTTGGCGACAGGATGGGCAACAAGAGCGAGAGCTACAGGGCTGTAACCTGCCAAGAGAAGTGCCAATTGTTGTCGGCAGTCGTTCGCATCTAAGCCCTGATGTGGCGGAATATTTAAAGGATTTCGGTCAACACGAGATGTTAAGCGTGGGAAGCTCGCTGAAGTTTTGTATGTTGGCAGAGGGCAAGGCCGATCTCTATCCCAGATTAGGGCCTACGAGCGAATGGGATACGGCAGCCGCGCAGGCTGTGCTGGAAAGCGCAGGCGGCAAAGTTGTGTGTTATGACTCAGGTTTACCCTTAACCTACAATCAAAAACCTGACATATTAAACCCTTATTTTATTGCCACGGCGCCAGGCTGGGCAGAATAACGAACAATGCCAAGGGCGTCTGTACTGGCGCCTTGGTCGAATAACAGTGGAGTAAGTCATTCATGATACGCATGGGCATCGATTTAGGTGGCACAAAAATAGAACTCGTCGCCTTAAGTGAGGAAGGTAATGAACTTTTTCGTAAGCGTATCAATACCCCTCGGGATTATCAGGGCACCCTGAATGCCATCGTCGATTTAGTGAATGAGGCCGAAGCGACCTTAGGTGAAAAGGGCACGGTTGGCGTGGGGATCCCAGGAGTCATCTCTCCCTATTCAGGATTAGTCAAAAATGCCAACTCGACCTGGATCAACGGTCATCCCCTCGATGTGAATTTAGGGGAGCTGCTCGGCCGTGAAGTGCGGGTTGCTAACGATGCCAACTGTTTTGCGGTATCCGAGGCCGTCGATGGCGCTGCTGCGGGAAAATCTGTGGTGTTTGGGGTGATCATTGGCACGGGCTGCGGTGCGGGTGTAGCCATTAACGGTAAAGTCCACGCGGGTGGTAATGGCATTGGCGGTGAGTGGGGCCATAATCCGCTGCCTTGGATGACCAAGGAGGAGTTTAATACTACCCGTTGTTTCTGCGGTAATCCTGATTGTATCGAGACCTTTATTTCGGGCACTGGCTTTGTTCGCGATTACAACGAGGCCCTAAGCCGTGCGGTGAATGCCCAAGCTGCGCCCGCTAAATCAGGCACTGAGATCATGGCCTTAGTCGATGCGGGGGATGAAATGGCCATCGCGGCCTTTGATCGTTACATGGATAGACTCGCGCGCTCACTCGCCCATGTGATTAATATGCTCGACCCGGATGCGATTGTCCTCGGTGGTGGCATGTCTAATATTGAGGCGATTTATCCAAGATTACCTGCATTATTAACTCGTTATGTTGTGGGAAGAGAGTGTCGAACGCCTGTCGTACAGAACCTTTATGGCTGCTCTTCAGGTGTGCGCGGCGCCGCTTGGTTATGGGAAAAATAACCCAGTAACGTTAGGTTTTCCCTCGTGACAACGCATCGCCTTGGCGATGCGTTTTGCTTTCTTTTGATGTTATGATTGCGCTCCTTTGAATAATTGGGCACTAACGCATGTTTTGGGTTAAGAAAGTTGTCTCTCAGGCAATCATGCCTATTCCATTTATCCTATTGTTATTACTGCTATCTTTTTTGGTTTGGCGCAAACCTAGGTTAGCAAAATTGGCCATTGGCGGTGCGTTTTCGCTGCTCTTAGTACTCAGCAGTCAATTGAGTGTCGACTATCTCGTTAAACCGCTCGAGACTCAATATCCCATTAATTCCACGCCTATTGCTGGTACCTGTGTGGTTATGGTGTTGGGCTCTGGGCATGCCGATATCCAAGGTGCAACGGCGGTACAATCTTTATCGACGGTCGCCTTAGCGCGGCTAACGGAAGGGCTAAGGCAACTCCAATTAGGTCAAGACTGCACTTTAGTGGTCAGTGGTTGGGAGGGCGAACTAACGCAGCATCCCCATGCCGAAGTGATGGCCAAGGCTGCGGTTGAACTCGGTGTCGATGCATCACGTATCGTTCAATTGCCCCTGCCGCGCGACACGATTGAAGAAGCGCACTATTTTAAAGAACACTTAGGTAATCAAGCTGTACGATTAGTTACCTCGGCTTCCCATATGCCAAGGTCGATGGCGATTTTTAGCGGTCAAGGATTAACGGCGAGCGCCGCACCGACGGATTTTAGGGCTAGAGACGGTTTCTACTGGCGCTTGACTGCGGATAACTTGCTCGCTTCGCAACGGGCGATACATGAATACATAGGCCGTTTATGGCTCTGGATTAAGCAGGAATAAAAATATGACACTAGAGTCCGATGTTGTCTCGGTTCGCCCGCTCTCAAAACGTAATGGTGTAACCTTAACGATTGTGGGCGCCAGTGCCTTTGTCTTAGGCTTTGGCCTATTTGTACTACTTCCTGAGCTATTTGCCGTGGGCTTAGTGTTTTTCAGCTTAGGTGCGATTGCGTTGATATTGGGCTTGGCGAAGGTCTATGAACCTGAGACCACCTTGAGCATGGATGAACAGGGACTGACCTATTTTCATCGCCGCGGCAAAGTCGCAATAAACTGGAGCAACATTCAACGGGTAGATATTCCTCGAGTCACTCAGGGTGTTGATACTATTGAGCTTTCCTATATTGGCATTAGGCTCAAGCAGCTAAATCCGATCCTCGATAATATTTCATTGCGCCTTGCGGCGGGTTTATTGACTGAGCAGCGGCCGTTATTGGTGACTGCAGCTTCACAGCAGGAAGATTTGGCGACCTTAGAAACCTATCTTGGCGCCGAATTTAGCCCGCTCGTCATCGAGGGAGACCGTTACCGCGGCGTGTTGGCGATGTTTGGTCATCGCTGCGTGATGCTTAATACTCACCTTGGCTACCATCTCTATATTCCCCACGACAGTTTAGACCGTGACCCGAGAGAATTTATTAAGCTCTTAAGGCAACGTATCGCACAAAGTGCGACTCAAATTGATGCCACAACTCATTAAAAGTATGGATAAAAAAGGGGCTCCGAAGGAGCCAATAAGTTGCAGAGAGGAAGTTCGGGTTGTGCAGGGGGCAACCCGGAGGTACTAGTACTAGTGTGCTACCTCTGCGTGTACCTTATCTATGCCATAGGTTTTACCTTCAGCATGGCAGGTCGCGCATGATTCTACTGGTAGGTTAGGATCAGTTACTGCATCCGCTTCAACAATCGCACCATTACTTCTAAAGTGAGCTACTGCTGCTGCATCTGAGTGAGCGTGACAGGTGCGGCATGATTCAGCCACTGGGCTAATGTAGTTGCTGCCCACTTTGATAGAACGTTTGCCAGAAGTTAAGCCGCCATCAGCTGCGAACAGCGTTGCACCATCTTTGTGACAGGCAGAACATGCGGTTTCAGGTGATGGATAACCTTCTAGTTCACCAGCTGCATTGCGGAAGATGCCTTCGACAACACCAAAGTTACCACTGTGGAAACGGTGAGCCACGGTGAACAGATCTTTGTTGTTGAAAGTTACATCAGGATTAACGACTAACTTGCCATCTTCGCCTTTGTAGCCTGTTGCACCATGGCCAGAAGCGCCAGTGGTATCGTTGTGACAGTTCATACATTGATCGAAGGTGTAAACCCCGTGTCTGTAGCCTTTCGCATAGTCCAAGCTGCCATGACAAGCGTTACATTTTGCTTCTTCAACGGTAATCCGCGCTGGATCCTTCATACGAGCTACGGCTGGAGTGCCACCGCTTAAGTTGAAGAATTTAACCGCAGAAATGTTACCTACAGGGCTAGTTGGGCCATATTCAAGTCCGTCGGTATTACAGCTCACGGCTTTACCTGCTTTCGCACAGAAGTTGGCTTCAGAACCAACGTAGATAGTGCCAGTTGCTTGTGCATCTGGAATATCTTTCACGAAGGTTAATACACCACCTGATAGGGTACCGTTTTCCAGTTTCAGACTGATGGCTGTAGGCTTAACATCGCGCCATGAGTATACAGTACCATCTGTAGCGACATTACCCAGTAGCAGACCGTTTGCCGCAAACATACCTGTTGGGTTGCTGGTGGCATTGTAGGTTTTTAGGCTAGTACCATCGGCAATAGGTGCGCCATTGAGTGTGACATTGGCTTTCAATGTCAGAGTTTGCATACCTAATGTTGCTGAAGTGCCCAGCGTTGCACTGGTAAAGTCGACCGTCATTAATGGGCCGTATTCAGCACGTTTACCGACACTGTGAACCGCTTCTGGCGTTAAGCTACCGCTGCCATGGCAGGATTTACATTGAGTGTCATCTGCTTGAGCTAAACCAAATTCTGAGTGGTTTTCACCGGTTGCGAAGTTGACATTGATATGGCAACCCACGCAAGCCTGAGCGTAGATATTGGTGTTATAGCTTGGTGCACCATCGTGACAGGATTTACATTCTTTCAAGTCTGATGGGAAACCAATTTCACCGAAGTATTCTTTCGCTTCGCCAGACAGGTAGTCTGCATTGTGTTCACCGGCATGGATACGGTGGATCATCGGCGCGAA comes from the Shewanella seohaensis genome and includes:
- a CDS encoding phosphatase, which codes for MQYPVDTHTHTVASTHAYSTIHDYLAVAKQKGIRLFATTDHGPAMADAPHFWHFVNLRVLPRMVDGVGILRGIEANIKNREGEIDYFGDYLSQLDIVLAGFHEPVFPPSDKAAHTEAMINAIKSGKVDIITHPGNPAYPIDIEAVVTAAAEYGVALEINNSSFEVSRKGSEANCTAIAKAAKELGATLVMGSDSHVAFSLGGFDRALSIIEAVDYPKDKLLNRSPMALLNFLTQRGHKSVADLMPLFNEDIA
- a CDS encoding SDR family oxidoreductase codes for the protein MNAPNGEPESTVTVLLTGADSQLAKALLRTLSKAAYRFDGRVFRVHALSHAQLDIADRQSVEAAFARFKPEWVINCAAYNAVDRAETAADEAYRVNSLGPELLASECALSGARLVHLSSDYVFSGEPVEAAAQALNQCGITNCGLTESGLIERGLTENATPAPLSVYGQSKLAGEQAVLRILAERAVVIRTAWLYGVDGHNFVKTMLRLMATASDAQPLTVINDQIGSPTWVDALAHLIWLLIASPLNVGCGSGLFHYAGQGQCSWYEFALEIQRQALALKLLDKAVPISAIDSLSYAAKALEKGNKLAPRPSYSGLNSGRVRQCLTGQNIALPHSSELWRDWRWQLKAMLEDYAAQVH
- the cysQ gene encoding 3'(2'),5'-bisphosphate nucleotidase CysQ, with product MTDNTAMAAHFSKADLLRVVKIAHAAGDAIMAIYAQEDFAVTQKRDESPVTAADLAAHNVILAQLTEQFAGIPVMSEEAADIGWDERQHWQTYWLIDPLDGTKEFIKQNGEFTVNIALIHQGVAIAGVVYAPVLNTVYFGARHLGAWRQDGQQERELQGCNLPREVPIVVGSRSHLSPDVAEYLKDFGQHEMLSVGSSLKFCMLAEGKADLYPRLGPTSEWDTAAAQAVLESAGGKVVCYDSGLPLTYNQKPDILNPYFIATAPGWAE
- the mak gene encoding fructokinase, with product MIRMGIDLGGTKIELVALSEEGNELFRKRINTPRDYQGTLNAIVDLVNEAEATLGEKGTVGVGIPGVISPYSGLVKNANSTWINGHPLDVNLGELLGREVRVANDANCFAVSEAVDGAAAGKSVVFGVIIGTGCGAGVAINGKVHAGGNGIGGEWGHNPLPWMTKEEFNTTRCFCGNPDCIETFISGTGFVRDYNEALSRAVNAQAAPAKSGTEIMALVDAGDEMAIAAFDRYMDRLARSLAHVINMLDPDAIVLGGGMSNIEAIYPRLPALLTRYVVGRECRTPVVQNLYGCSSGVRGAAWLWEK
- a CDS encoding YdcF family protein; its protein translation is MPIPFILLLLLLSFLVWRKPRLAKLAIGGAFSLLLVLSSQLSVDYLVKPLETQYPINSTPIAGTCVVMVLGSGHADIQGATAVQSLSTVALARLTEGLRQLQLGQDCTLVVSGWEGELTQHPHAEVMAKAAVELGVDASRIVQLPLPRDTIEEAHYFKEHLGNQAVRLVTSASHMPRSMAIFSGQGLTASAAPTDFRARDGFYWRLTADNLLASQRAIHEYIGRLWLWIKQE
- a CDS encoding DUF2982 domain-containing protein, which encodes MTLESDVVSVRPLSKRNGVTLTIVGASAFVLGFGLFVLLPELFAVGLVFFSLGAIALILGLAKVYEPETTLSMDEQGLTYFHRRGKVAINWSNIQRVDIPRVTQGVDTIELSYIGIRLKQLNPILDNISLRLAAGLLTEQRPLLVTAASQQEDLATLETYLGAEFSPLVIEGDRYRGVLAMFGHRCVMLNTHLGYHLYIPHDSLDRDPREFIKLLRQRIAQSATQIDATTH
- a CDS encoding OmcA/MtrC family decaheme c-type cytochrome; its protein translation is MMKNYNKSLLALALTSALCLTACGDGKDGQDGAPGTPGTPGTPGTPGTPGLPAGSFAKTAESITDLKFTLSPADIKVTSSEGFSVKFTLTGKSSGKDVPFMGLDKIALYSLTANENTSGTGAPIQWQNNAMANNAGSSLTCTLNGLNGTKNACTLTEDTENPGSYTATWTYDSAAPIINPNDNPNAVHRVFVRAYNIVNAAGVALSDKVLSVPVDFIPATDELAASGKDTVSSAACKNCHGEVDGHIAKIEAHHNYQDVKNCVTCHNPDQVPSDAQLAEGWVFDFAPMIHRIHAGEHNADYLSGEAKEYFGEIGFPSDLKECKSCHDGAPSYNTNIYAQACVGCHINVNFATGENHSEFGLAQADDTQCKSCHGSGSLTPEAVHSVGKRAEYGPLMTVDFTSATLGTSATLGMQTLTLKANVTLNGAPIADGTSLKTYNATSNPTGMFAANGLLLGNVATDGTVYSWRDVKPTAISLKLENGTLSGGVLTFVKDIPDAQATGTIYVGSEANFCAKAGKAVSCNTDGLEYGPTSPVGNISAVKFFNLSGGTPAVARMKDPARITVEEAKCNACHGSLDYAKGYRHGVYTFDQCMNCHNDTTGASGHGATGYKGEDGKLVVNPDVTFNNKDLFTVAHRFHSGNFGVVEGIFRNAAGELEGYPSPETACSACHKDGATLFAADGGLTSGKRSIKVGSNYISPVAESCRTCHAHSDAAAVAHFRSNGAIVEADAVTDPNLPVESCATCHAEGKTYGIDKVHAEVAH